The DNA segment taacaatttttcttagtcccttattggacaattctcccggaaaagcacgcggcagcaaggagagcaggagaaggagcacgcgcagacatcactttcacttgtgtgcaggagagagagcgcatacgttcgcgaagttcaggtgtttgtttgttcactgtatTTGGGTGATGTATgctatataaacggtggatataacgctggatttggagatcgtttgaaactggtatatggagccgtcccagcgctaaaagatgccggacatgaacctcatgcggtgagtgaaactgatgtctgtgttttgttggcaatgggtgcgcacgtgcgttagttcagcctacccctcccccccgcacgcgctgTACgcttttggaaataatcgtacagctgtatctatcttttataaatgtgatcaaactaaatcctcttcgaagatacaaagtatgcaatactactctataggtactcaagattaatatgagattggcagaaaccacgtgtgttagggccgctttaacaaaatcactgagaaacttaagtaaataaaaagatACCCAACCTGCACCATCCCTTTTTTTCATGGTACCCAGATAGTATTCTTGAACGTTTATCTTCTGAAGGAACAAGAGAGACAAATGAGAACAggatttttcttaaaataatttccatcacctgttttttttacttttattactgCGAATACAACATAATGGACAGTATTAACTGCATATATTATGACCATATATTATCTACCTGCCCCGTCTCCTTGTCCTCATGATACTGCCGTACATGTTTCCCATGGCACACCTCATATGTCCAGTATGACTCGATCTGCAACATACACGATTAATAGCCTGTCGTAAAGACAAACTGTAAATCATATGAATGAAAGAAGAATATGCCCAGATaacatttcaccccaaaatcgaagtacatttttattacgCACCCAAGTGATCAAAATATCAGGCTTTTTGATTTTGTGGTGAAATGCAACCCCGGTGTGttcttcatattttaaatatactgcaGCAATATACAGAAACTGAAAGCTCAAGCTCACTCTGTATGAGCAGCTGCTCTGTTTGAATAAAGGCTCCAGCAGCTTTGCTGGACTCGACCCACTGTACTCCTTCGCATCGTCCTTTAAAAGAGAATGACAATAAGCCACAATAAACTGAATcattaaagaaaataataaaggcAAATGTTTGCCATGTGTTACTGTACCTCCTGGGAGCCAGACAAAGATGGCAGTAAACACTTGTACTTCTCTTTTTCTGCAGTTGTCATGATAACATAGTCATCATCTTTGTACAGTCCTCCCGACGCAGGCTGTGGACAGATTACATTAACAATGCTTACTTTCACAAGTaatgaaaaacaataacaaattcATTATGACACATACAAAACAGATTTGGCAACCCTGAAAGTGTACAGTAGCAATAATGCTGTCATGAAGAATCCCCAAGTTTTTTGTGAGGTCCAGGCACCATTCAAACCGTATGGATCAACTTCAGCGTACAAGCTGGCATGTCAAGCTACAATACACGTTAGGTTGTATTTACACCTGCCACGTCAAGCGCCTGGCAGGTTTATTATGGTTTCACTTACCAGGGTGAAGTCTGATCCAGGCCAGTGGATTTTAAAAGCTATCTCGTCAGAAAACACAGGAGAACCTGCACGATCTGCAGACACCCCGAACCAAATCAGCGCCCAGAGGCACCGCAAAAACACACGCATCGCCCCTGCACACACGCCAAAAGCGTTATCCGGATGTTAAAAATAAACGGGACATTGAGAGATAATGTGGAAAAAGCGTTATACAGGTGATAGCTGACTGATGTTACTTTGTCAAGAGTTAATACAGGAAGCGCATCAAGAGCTCGTCATCTTGCCACGTCCATATCCGGCTTTAGACGGAAATTCCCCTCAGCCAATAGAACGTGTCGTGAAGTCAATCGAGCTGAGCTTGCTGAGATGAGCTCCGAATAAATTATTTCAATAATGTTCCTGGAAATCAAGCAAACTTTTTGAACTGTATTCACTCGTCACATATTTTTTCGCTTAACGTTTGATAACTTGGTTACGAAATTGGCTAATTAGCTtgcaaataataaagaaaatgcaAATTCGTGTAATACGCAAATAGAAATTCATCCGAATCCTTTAGGTTGTGAGCGTCTAATGTGAAACTATTTTGTTAAATTTTTCGAATTTTTGATCTGTTCGTTCATTCATTTCTTATAATTATTGAGTGCCAAAATGGGCTcccataaacatttaaaaaaaaatccagCTATTGTTTGATTGCCGTGGAAATGATGGGCTCATTTTCTCTGTTGAGCGTCTGGTATTACATCGTGAAAGAAatattattgtaaaatatattgCGAAAGTCGGTTTTTTTAGAAACTGACAAATAAATCCTTCTTCAAGATTGTATAATAATGTATAACCAATAAATGATCTATGCTTTATGGTCTTTATGACTTCTAAATGCGACTCCATCACTATTCGAAATGTAtactttttattaatataaggCTTCTGGTGAGTTTTATTCCTTTGtagaaacaagaaaaaaggaatgtcgtattgtattttattttcattaactAGAAAAAGCTCTCTCACCATGTTCTATCTAGAAATACAACCCTCAACGCTTCTTTCTTTTGTCTAGTAGCAAAGTCCTCTGTCATCCAGCAGAGGGTGCAATTGATCTGACACTAAACTCCACGTTCAATGTGATGCCCTACAGCGTGCTTTACAATTGTGTACAGCTATTGGTTCAAGCGAATGGTGTAAAGTCCACTGTGCATGAACATTCGGGCTGAGCTCACTGTGAACAGAGGAAATGACATAATGGCCCTCTCATAAAGTCCCTGTCCACGTTCACATGCTCTTCTCGTAGCGTCTTGGTGCCGGGGTGTGGTCGCGTATTCCGTTTAATACCAACGCTGGACTGTATCTCAGTCTGCTCTGTTCAACTTAAAACCTCCAGCTCTGCGTTTCTAACTTGGATAACAATGAGACGTCTCCTCCAGTGTTAACAGCAAGAGAAAAGgtaatttaaacaaaacagcgTTTTCTGATGAAAGAAGAGTGGCTTTCATTGTATGCGATAGGATCCGTCAAAAAAAGCATGAGTTTTGTACCATGTTGTGGTAACCTTCCCACACTTGATGCTTACGAGACGGGACTAAACTAAACGTACGTTTATCTGAAATGCACTAGTGAGGCGCGTGAAGAGAGTTTCAGAGATTTGTGCTACTACCGCAACTGtattgttagtttattttagGTTTTATGAATTAATCTGTTCTTTCAAAGACAAACACGCGCAGGAGAATCAGCCAGTGTGTATCGCGTTCATTTGGTAGTTTAAACAAGGCGCACCCTGTAGTGTAAATCATTAGTGTAAATGTCAAACAGACGAGCTGTTGTGATGTGACGACGTACAAACTTGCGCCATACTCTTATTTGTTTTTGACGTCTTAAATGTTGACGTTACGATCTAAAAGTGAAGTGGTTAGTATAATTTCCGATGGTGTCATaaacctttttcattttaaatccgCTTTTTAGCAATCTGCTATTTTTTCACGTTTGACTAACAAATGACAACAGGAATATTTCTATAACCTTTttctatcatttttttgtgtgttaaagtgtTTTCTGGAAAGCTGCGTTACAATAATACGCATTTTTCTGTAGAAGGAGAATACGATTGAATGATTTTCAAGATACCTAAATGTATTTGCATATGTTTACCCTTAATAAGATTAAACATAACTAAAGTATTTGTATACCTTATCtataaaaaacactaaccctatCCCCCTTTCTCTCAACGGGTAGTGTTTtggcttttgtggaaactagtaacttggtattagcacttattgtattattgccacatcactttattgctccctgaactctctgcaATCTGCAAACTCtctcgctttggataaaagcgtctgctaaatgactaaatgtaatgtaaatgtatatggcCATCCTAAGCCTTCGTaagaaacaaatacaatttGTTGTAACTAAAGGTCTTGacgtaaaataaaatcttatgaATGAATTGAATGAGGAAGTTATGTTGATTTTCCATGTATGATTTTGAAATGTGTTAACATGCTTACTGTACATGCCATGGTACGTAAACACCAAAAAGTGTACGCACAAAAAGGTGTATTCCTGAAAACGTCCTTCCCAGTTCCCACTAATACAGGGGTGTCCAAACCTGAATGATGGAGCATAAGCTCCAACCGTAATTAAACATTGTTATTTTAACGTAATCCTGAAAACCTGGATCAGCTGGTTGAGGTGTGTTTATTTAGGATTGCGGCTAAACTAAGGATAGTCTATCTCTGCTGTGCTTTCTGCTTCGGTATGACAACACtggaaaaaaatgtcaaatgataTAATGAACAAGCTGACCAGTGAGttgcagaaatgtaaatgtttgtaaaaccaaaaggtatactgtaaataataaaaacttttcACTATTCACACAACATTGAAAGTGATAAGACAAAGAGGCCAATCTCTTCCTCTATGCTTTAACCAAACAATTTGTATATTGTCTGAGGTAGATTTTCATATTTCAGATACAgttacaaacacacatgcaacaTCCTCCTTTGTCTTTTCATTGATAGTTTTTCTCTCCACAGGTTTTGCTGTAGACGAGGGAACTGAAGACTACACAATAAAGATGGGATTCCTTAAAATGCTTAAAACTCAGTTCCTGTGTCATCTCATTATCTGTTATGTGTTCCTGGTCAGCGGGTTTATTATCAACCTGCTGCAGATTTGTACTCTACCACTGTGGCCAATAAACAAGCAACTCGCACGCAAGATCAACTGCAGATTGGCTTATTCCATTTCCAGTCGTAAGTCCAGCAAatttgacacaaaacaaatttTCAGACCAGATTTGACATTTCCAACATCAAAGAACAAACTaagctgtaatgttttttaaacctaCATCAGCTGTTTCAGGTGTGTTAAATGTGAGATTCCAGAGAGCTTCCCGGCCTATGTGATGTAGAAATGTCACATTTCACTTTTCACAATGCACCAAACCTCAAACCATTTACTTCCTGGTTTAAAAAGAACCACAGCTAAACAAACTGTGGGGATAAGCATCTACGTATTTACATACGGCTAGTTTGTATGACCAGTACCAGCAAGACACAGACTGAGCCACATATTTATGaatatgtaaatacattttgtgttacaAATCTATGAATCTTCGATTTACTTCTTTTTATCTTTGTCCAGAACTGGTGGCACTGTTGGAATGGTGGTCCGGGACAGAATGCACGCTTTACACCGACCCGGAAAGCTTTTCTTACTTCGGCAAAGAAAACGCCATTGTGGTCCTCAATCACAATTTTGAGATTGATTTTATGTGCGGCTGGACCTTTTGTGACAGATTTGGTGTTTTAGGGGTAAGACAAAACCCACACTCAATTATTCCgattcagtttgtttttttagtaaCGCTGAACAAATGTTAATTTCAGCTGATGCTTATTTGATCATCAAGATGTGCTGTTGTACTGTCAACAATTGATTTGGACACGTTTTGATTTCAGAGCTCAAAAGTTTTGGCAAAAAAAGAGCTTTCTTATGTtcctgtgattggctggatgTGGTACTTCCTGGAGATCGTCTTCTGTAAAAGGAAGTGGGAGGAGGACCGTAAGACGGTCGTGGAGAGCCTGCAGAACCTGCGTGATTACCCAGAAAAATTTTGGGTATCTttgcaatatttattttgaatttctttCATACATTTATTTCTATCCATGATTAacttaatattaattattaattgaAGGAGTAGTTTATACAAATATTCCTACATTATTTCTTATGATTACAAAAATATTCAGTGTAGCATTTCTATGTTGGTCTTACAACGTTTCTTAAAGTATCTGTTACATTACCACGTATCCGTTGGTAACCAGGGGgcatgttaatttttttatgatgCACATATAGTTCCTGTTGCATTGTGAGGGCACACGATTCACAGAGGAGAAGCACAAGATCAGTATGGAGGTGGCAGAGAAGAAAGGTCTCCCCAAACTCAAGTACCACCTTCTACCTCGTACCAAGGGCTTTTGTGTCACAGTCCAGAACCTCAGGGGAACGGGTAAGATCAGCCAAAGTGATTTTATTGATCTTCCAATGATTTGGCCAAATGATGATCAATTAATTTCAATAAATGAATGTTGATGAAGTCTTGACATGTATATGGAAAGCCGAATTAGCTTAAATTGTCCCCAGCGTTACTCGTTAAAATTGCcattttactagtaagaatttaATTAGAGAGCACTACAAACTGAATTATTACTAGTAAGTATGAAATTAGAGAGCTCTGTAAttcaattcttactagtaaaaatgcaattgcaGACTAGACTCTTTAATTCATTTAGAGAGCTCTCTAATcgtaattgttactagtaaaaatttaATTATAGAGCTCTCTAAtttaattcttactagtaaaaatgcaattacgaCGAGTGAAGCTGGGGAGAATTTAAGCTACTTCGGCTTTCCATACATGTAAGGACTTGGTTTGCTGACTTGGTCTGTCTCCTCTGTAGTTACTGCTGTGTACGATTCTACGCTTAATTTCAGAAACAACGAAATGCCAAGTT comes from the Triplophysa rosa linkage group LG9, Trosa_1v2, whole genome shotgun sequence genome and includes:
- the agpat4 gene encoding 1-acyl-sn-glycerol-3-phosphate acyltransferase delta: MGFLKMLKTQFLCHLIICYVFLVSGFIINLLQICTLPLWPINKQLARKINCRLAYSISSQLVALLEWWSGTECTLYTDPESFSYFGKENAIVVLNHNFEIDFMCGWTFCDRFGVLGSSKVLAKKELSYVPVIGWMWYFLEIVFCKRKWEEDRKTVVESLQNLRDYPEKFWFLLHCEGTRFTEEKHKISMEVAEKKGLPKLKYHLLPRTKGFCVTVQNLRGTVTAVYDSTLNFRNNEMPSLLGVLNGKKYHAALYVRRIPLESIPEDESECAAWLHKLYQEKDQFQERYRQNGHFPGPIMNAPCRLWALLNWLFWVCLLVYPLCILALRLLVSGSTFTVLSTFFFCITASAGIRWMIGQTEIDRGSNYGNKEVQMNNK